The Sporosarcina sp. Marseille-Q4943 genome includes the window CCGATAATCCCATGGATTTCGCCTTTCCCTATCGACAAGGAGACTGATTGAATAGCCTGAAAACGCATAAAACTTTTGTTCACATTATGTAATTTAATCATAAAAAAATCCCCTTTTTTAGATTTGAAGGGTGATTGCGACATTTAATATTATAGCCTATTCTGCCTAGGTTGTCATATTATCATTAGCATAATATTATTGTTAATTTCAGACAGGACCTTAGCTATCGAAAAAGTCGCGTATTTATTAATTATGAGGCTTCTAAGATTGCATGATCATCGATTATAATTTAGGTAAAGGGGAGATGATCATGTTGCATTTGGAGACGATTACGAAAGACAATTGGGTGAAGGCCATTTCGCTTCGTGTACGGGAGGATCAAGTCAATTTTGTCGCGTCAAACGCGGTGTCGCTAGCCCAGTTGAATTTCCTTGAAAACTTCCATTCCAAAGGAATCTATCTCGGCGAGGAAATGATCGGTTTTGCGCTTTACGGAATTGATGAAGACGATCATGAATACTGGATGTACCGGATGATGATCGATCAAAAACATCAGGGGCAAGGGTATGGAAAAGAAGCGATCCAACTTGTAATAGACGATATTAAAGCGATAAAAGAAGATCGCCATCAAACGATTACGCTTTCTTATGAACCGTCGAATGAACATGCAAAACGCATTTATGAAAAAATGGGATTCAAGGAAATCGATGGGCTCATGATTAGCGGAGAACAAGTGGCCCGCTATACATTCTGAACATGCAAAAAGCTGACTACGGCACAATTCTACCGAGTCAGCTTTCTTATGTTATTCTTTTGTCTGTGGCTCTGATTCTACAACTAACGTATCGTCTACGTTTGGTACTTCCCGGTCTACTCCCAAGGCGGCATCTTGCTCCGTCTCCCCGGTTTCAACAACAACAGAAACCTCTTCTTCCAATGCTTCTGTTTCTACATCCGATGATTCCGCTTCGCCAGGCAATTCCAGACCAAGCGACTGTGCAGTTGTCGCATGGATTTCCTTTAAGAGTTCAGGGTTGTTGACGAGCGACAAGCCGTAAGAAGGAATCATTTCTTTTAGTTTTGGTTCCCACTCTTGTACATGTTGCGGGAAGCATCTATTAATGATTTCCAGCATGACGTGAACAGCTGTCGAAGCACCTGGTGATGCACCGAGCAATGCGGCGATCGAGCCGTCAGAAGCACTGACGACTTCCGTGCCGAATTGAAGCGTCCCTTTGCCGCCCGCTTCCGTGTCTTTGATAACTTGGACACGTTGCCCGGCTACGACAATATCCCAATCCTCGCTTTTCGCGCTTGGGATGAAGCTGCGCAGCTCTTCAATCCGCTGTTCCTTCGATAACATCAGTTGCTGTATCAAGTATTTCGTCAACGCCATTTCTTTCGCACCTGCTGCCAACATCGTAAAGACGTTGCTAGGTTTCACAGAAGTGATGAGGTCCAAATTGGAACCCGTTTTCAGGAACTTCGGCGAGAAGCCGGCGAACGGTCCGAAGAGCAATGATTTTTCATTATCAATGTATCTTGTATCGAGATGCGGAACGGACATCGGTGGAGCACCTACCGAAGCTTTTCCGTATACTTTCGCGTGATGCTGCTCGACAACTTCCGGATTTTTACACACTAGGAAGAGTCCGCTCACCGGAAAGCCCCCGATATGCTTTCCTTCAGGAATGCCGGACTTTTGCAGAAGATGCAAACTTCCCCCACCAGCACCGATAAAGACGAATTTCGCGGTATGTCGCTCAACAACTCCGCTCTCGAGGTTTTTCACTTTCAATTCCCATGAACCATCAGCTGTACGTTTCAAATGATTTACACTATGGTTGTAGTTTATATTTACATTATTATTCTTCAAATGATCAAATAGCATGCGTGTCAAAGCGCCAAAATTGACGTCCGTTCCAGTATCGATCTTTGTCGCTGCAATCGGTTCATTCACAGTCCGGTCTTTCATCATGAGAGGAAGCCATTCCTTCAATTTCTCCGGATCATCGGAGAATTCCATCCCCTCGAACAGCGGATTATTGGAAAGTGCTTCAAAACGCTTTTTCAAAAACTTCACGTTGTCTTCCCCATGCACGTAGCTCATATGCGGCAATGGCATGATAAAATCTTCTGGATTACTGATGAGTTGATTGTTCACAAGATAAGACCAAAATTGCATAGAAAGCTGAAACTGTTCGTTAACTTTTATCGCTTTGCTAATATCTAAAGTTCCGTCTGGTTTTTCATTGGTGTAATTGAGCTCGCACAGTGCAGCATGTCCTGTCCCTGCATTATTCCATTCATTGGAACTTTCTTCACCTGCGCCCGGGAGCTTCTCAAACACTGTAATATTCCAGTCCGGTGCCAATTCCTTCAACATTGTTCCCAAAGTTGCACTCATGATTCCGGCGCCAATTAAGATGACGTCTGTTTTTGTTTCTCCGTTGCTCATTTTTATCATCCTTATACCCTAAATTTGCAGAAAGGATGTAGACGCTCCTTCTTAGGCGTCACAACAAGACAAGACGCGAGCTAGGAACACACCTTTTCTGTTAATAATAACCTCATATATTATATCATAATTATTTGTCTACATCCCTCTATATGCAAAATTGTTTAATTGTTTAGGTGAATCGTTTTTTGAATTGTTTGGGTGCCTGTGTAAGGCACATTTATGACTATTCAATACGTTGAATGAAAATACTACCCAAAGAAAATCTAACTCCGAGATGATTGGACTCTCTATTTTCTTTATGCAATTGTAGTGCATAGTCAGAATTGTTTGCTGCACAGGCACCGTTTTTGAATGTAAGTAATAGTGTTATACTAGCTATACAGCTTTACGTCAGTCAGGAGATGTGAGAATGAACTACGATGTGTTTTTATTCGACTTGGATGATACGTTGATGGACTTCGGTGAGACAGAAAAAAATGCGTTTACGAATGTGTTCACTACGCACGGTTTCCCGAATGCATTAGCGGATTTTAGGGATACGTACCGGGCAGTCAGCACGGTGCTTTGGGAAGACTTGGAGCAAGGTAGAATAACGCTTGCGGAGCTGAAGACGGAGCGGTTCAGACGATTGTTCCTTGAACATGGTCTTGAAATGGATGCAGAGCAGTTCGGCCAATTGTACTTGGATCACTTAGGGAAAGAGGTCCACTTGATCGAGGGAGTGG containing:
- a CDS encoding N-acetyltransferase, with translation MLHLETITKDNWVKAISLRVREDQVNFVASNAVSLAQLNFLENFHSKGIYLGEEMIGFALYGIDEDDHEYWMYRMMIDQKHQGQGYGKEAIQLVIDDIKAIKEDRHQTITLSYEPSNEHAKRIYEKMGFKEIDGLMISGEQVARYTF
- a CDS encoding malate:quinone oxidoreductase, with the translated sequence MSNGETKTDVILIGAGIMSATLGTMLKELAPDWNITVFEKLPGAGEESSNEWNNAGTGHAALCELNYTNEKPDGTLDISKAIKVNEQFQLSMQFWSYLVNNQLISNPEDFIMPLPHMSYVHGEDNVKFLKKRFEALSNNPLFEGMEFSDDPEKLKEWLPLMMKDRTVNEPIAATKIDTGTDVNFGALTRMLFDHLKNNNVNINYNHSVNHLKRTADGSWELKVKNLESGVVERHTAKFVFIGAGGGSLHLLQKSGIPEGKHIGGFPVSGLFLVCKNPEVVEQHHAKVYGKASVGAPPMSVPHLDTRYIDNEKSLLFGPFAGFSPKFLKTGSNLDLITSVKPSNVFTMLAAGAKEMALTKYLIQQLMLSKEQRIEELRSFIPSAKSEDWDIVVAGQRVQVIKDTEAGGKGTLQFGTEVVSASDGSIAALLGASPGASTAVHVMLEIINRCFPQHVQEWEPKLKEMIPSYGLSLVNNPELLKEIHATTAQSLGLELPGEAESSDVETEALEEEVSVVVETGETEQDAALGVDREVPNVDDTLVVESEPQTKE